The Ictalurus furcatus strain D&B chromosome 5, Billie_1.0, whole genome shotgun sequence genome includes a region encoding these proteins:
- the prr16 gene encoding protein Largen has translation MSGTANAESEGVSKVQIKRQIKTIVEDLENILGDLKDVAKELKEVVHEIDSLTSDLQLEEMANSSKTDTLNSSSSSTTTTTTASSIERIKIYPEDAFLRPPSMASGMLTVLKRTHPPLLPPRLTPARDEDHSKSLSSGNQAKENRTLMRNGVFSTKPISIPGRDSVCMPKSSTEKGLTLIPLLRHKKSRCRQVTRERVRFSEKVQYHGYCPDCDLQYDIDNTDMHLHSDLFDMKLSPIHQCSSMAPAHVLMENGGLSLSHSFPPSTQSCVPHHATPKPQKTILRKSTTTTV, from the exons ATGTCAGGGACAGCAAATGCGGAATCAGAGGGAGTCTCCAAAGTTCAAATAAAAAGGCAGATCAAGACAATCGTGGAAGATTTGGAGAACATCTTGGGGGACTTGAAGGATGTAGCGAAAGAACTCAAAGAG GTTGTTCATGAGATAGACTCCCTGACTTCAGACCTCCAGCTAGAGGAGATGGCAAACAGCTCGAAGACTGACACACTCAACAGCAGCTCAAGCAGTACCACAACCACGACCACTGCCTCCAGCATTGAGAGAATTAAGATCTACCCTGAAGACGCCTTCCTGAGACCTCCATCCATGGCCTCTGGCATGCTCACAGTACTGAAGAGGACCCATCCTCCTCTCCTACCTCCTCGCCTGACGCCAGCCAGAGACGAGGACCACAGCAAGAGCCTGTCCTCAGGGAACCAAGCCAAAGAGAACAGAACACTCATGCGCAATGGCGTCTTCTCTACAAAGCCCATTAGCATACCCGGCAGAGATTCGGTATGCATGCCTAAAAGCTCGACAGAAAAAGGACTGACTCTGATACCCCTTCTGCGGCACAAAAAAAGTCGATGTCGTCAGGTGACACGGGAGCGGGTGCGATTCAGTGAAAAGGTTCAGTACCATGGCTACTGCCCGGACTGTGACCTACAGTACGACATTGACAACACGGATATGCACTTACACAGTGATCTTTTTGACATGAAACTAAGCCCCATTCATCAGTGCTCCTCTATGGCCCCAGCCCATGTTCTGATGGAAAATGGTGGCCTGAGCCTCAGTCACAGCTTTCCTCCTTCAACTCAATCTTGTGTGCCTCATCATGCTACTCCAAAACCGCAGAAAACCATACTGCGCAAGTCCACTACAACAACTGTTTGA